GAAGCTTTCGGGCCGCCGTGATCCAGCTCAACGGATTCATGAGATCGAAGGTGAATGGCGAAGCGGGCACGTCAGATTCTCCAGGCTCTGTCGCCGTACGACCATTCATGAGCCATCGCGGATACAGCCGCCGAAAAGGCATAGGCACCACCTCGCATCCCGCCGCTTCGAAAGCCCGGCGCAACTCATCGCTGAATCGGGCGATTCCACCCTTGAGCGGCGGAAACGGACTGAGCAACGCTATCTGCAAGGGCGTCAAGGGATCAGGATTCCGGTTTGGTTTCGCGTTGTTGCTACGCTTCGCCGAACCCCTGTTCGAAAAATTCGATAAGGTGCTTGGCCGCTTCTGCTTCGTCCTCGCCCTCCAGTTTGAGCACCATGCGCGACCCTTTGGGCGCGGCCAGGCTCATGACGCCGATGATCGACTTGGCGTTGATTTCCAAGCCATCCATCTCGATGAAAAAGTCCGACTTGAATCTGGAGGCGAGCTTGACGACCGCCGCCGCTGGCCGGGTGTGCAGACCCGCGCTGTTTCTGATAATCACTTCCTGGACAATCACTGGTACTGGTGGCCGGTTAAAGGTTATCACTGGATTAGAGCTGGCTGGGCCTCTGATTGGCCCCTTACAACGTTTTGACCATGGCGATTTCGTCACATGCCATGCGTTTCGGGCAATTGGTGCAATCACGCCAGATTTTCTGGGGAAAATACTCCTTTTCGATCTCTTTGTACCCCATTCTCTTGAAAAATCCGGAATTCAGGGTCAGCACGAATACCTCGTTAACTCCCTCTTCGCTCAGCACGGCCTCTGCCTTTTCTACCAGAAGACGCCCGATTCCCTTGTTCCGAAACTCTTCGAGCACGGCGAGCGAGCGGATTTCAGCGAGCTTCACCGTGTAAAATGCGATGGCACAGCATCCGATGACTTGGCCTTTGTAGTCGGCCACGAAAAAATCACGGATATGCTCGATAATATTCTCGACCGAGCGCTTGAGCATGATCCCCTCACCCGCATAGCCCTCGGTGATTCGTGAAATGGCCGAAGCGTCGGCAAGACGCGCATTTCTGACGCAGGTATCAGCTGCCGGCATGTTCAGAAGGTGACTGGTTCTGGAGAGAGACCTGCCGCCACAGCTCATCCTTGAGTGCCTTGAGTCCCTGTCCCGCCACACTCGATATGGCGAGCACCTTGACCCCTTTTTCAAGCTCCGGCATGGTGAAATCCTCAGGCGCAATATCCATCTTGGTGATCACCACGAGTCTTGGCTTGGAGAGCAGCGACGGGTCGAACTTCTCCAGCTCCTTCAGGAGCGTGGCGTACTCGGCGGCAATATCCTCCGTATTGGACGGAACCATGATGAGCAGCGTCTTGGTGCGCTCGATGTGGCGCAGGAACTGGATGCCCAGGCCGCGCCCTTCCGCCGCCCCTTCGATGATGCCCGGAATATCGGCCATGACGAAGGATTTGTAGTCCTCATAGCGCACAATGCCGAGATTCGGCACCAGCGTCGTGAACGGGTAGTCGGCGATTTTCGGCCGTGCCGCGCTGAGTACCGAGATCAGCGTCGATTTGCCTGCGTTGGGAAAACCAACGAGGCCGACGTCGGCCATCAGCTTCAGCTCCATTTCGAGTTCGTACTCCTCGCCCGGCTCGCCGGGCTGGGCGAATCGCGGAGCCTGCCGGGTCGCCGTGGCGAAGTGCTGGTTGCCCCAGCCACCGCGTCCGCCCTTGGCGATCATTATCTCCTGCCCGTCCTCGACCATGTCGCATATCACCTCGCCGGTCTCGACGTTGCGCACCACCGTGCCGCACGGCACGCCAATGATGACGTCCTTGCCATCCTTGCCGCTCTTGCGAGCGCCAAGCCCATGCCCGCCGCGGCCGGCGATGTAGGATTTGCGGTACTTGAAATCGAGCAGAGTGGTAAGCTGCTTGTTGGCGCGCAGATAGACGTGGCCACCACGGCCACCGTCACCGCCATCAGGCCCGCCTTTCGGCACGAACTTCTCTCTCCTGAAACTCACGCAACCCCGACCGCCGTCACCAGCCTTCACCGAGATTTTCGCACTATCGACAAACTTCACGCTTCCGTCCTTTTTGTAATAATCGCTATCGTTACCTATGTTACTCTCAATTTTAAACCAGACCGACCGATGCCCGCTTCAAGCAAATCCCGCACAAGTGCCGTGCCGACCATCGAAGAGCTGATCCAGCGCCTCGAAGAGATCACCCGGAACATCGAAAACCCGGACACCGGGCTTGAAAACTCCATCGCGCTTTACGAGGAGGGAATGTCGCTCGCCGAGGAGTGCCGTAAGCGCTTGCTGGAGACCCGCAAGAAGCTTGAAACGATCAACCCCGCCGAGACCGCCCGGCCCGCCAAACCTGAAAACGCTCCCGAAAGCCCCCGCATGAACGATCTGTTCGGCACGGAGAGCTGACGAGTCAACCCTGCTCAGGCGTCGAGCATCGACCTCAGAATATCGTTCACCATTTTCGG
The nucleotide sequence above comes from Chlorobaculum tepidum TLS. Encoded proteins:
- a CDS encoding N-acetyltransferase; translated protein: MPAADTCVRNARLADASAISRITEGYAGEGIMLKRSVENIIEHIRDFFVADYKGQVIGCCAIAFYTVKLAEIRSLAVLEEFRNKGIGRLLVEKAEAVLSEEGVNEVFVLTLNSGFFKRMGYKEIEKEYFPQKIWRDCTNCPKRMACDEIAMVKTL
- the xseB gene encoding exodeoxyribonuclease VII small subunit — encoded protein: MPASSKSRTSAVPTIEELIQRLEEITRNIENPDTGLENSIALYEEGMSLAEECRKRLLETRKKLETINPAETARPAKPENAPESPRMNDLFGTES
- the obgE gene encoding GTPase ObgE, producing the protein MKFVDSAKISVKAGDGGRGCVSFRREKFVPKGGPDGGDGGRGGHVYLRANKQLTTLLDFKYRKSYIAGRGGHGLGARKSGKDGKDVIIGVPCGTVVRNVETGEVICDMVEDGQEIMIAKGGRGGWGNQHFATATRQAPRFAQPGEPGEEYELEMELKLMADVGLVGFPNAGKSTLISVLSAARPKIADYPFTTLVPNLGIVRYEDYKSFVMADIPGIIEGAAEGRGLGIQFLRHIERTKTLLIMVPSNTEDIAAEYATLLKELEKFDPSLLSKPRLVVITKMDIAPEDFTMPELEKGVKVLAISSVAGQGLKALKDELWRQVSLQNQSPSEHAGS
- a CDS encoding HPr family phosphocarrier protein; the encoded protein is MIVQEVIIRNSAGLHTRPAAAVVKLASRFKSDFFIEMDGLEINAKSIIGVMSLAAPKGSRMVLKLEGEDEAEAAKHLIEFFEQGFGEA